One Candidatus Nitrososphaera evergladensis SR1 genomic window carries:
- a CDS encoding NAD(+)/NADH kinase — MEKVRAVAIITKRKNAEAKAAAAKIAKMLDSKGILAYAISPLRINGIDTIEPDDVKGKADLVFAIGGDGTTLKAFRTIPGDLPLLSINVGGHRGILSEVDTDNMQSAINDILDGKGFYDSRIRIQAFLGKTAFSPALNEILITRADLSRTPTISIKLMGDEKSHRMDGIVISTPTGSTGHNLSIGGPVLHEGMSCLILSPIAPVNKMPQLVIPIEEIVVKSSHKSHLVIDGQENHIIKAGQEVRIARYPHDVRFLRLNKKGMRQLAKLGF; from the coding sequence ATGGAAAAGGTCCGCGCCGTGGCCATAATAACAAAGAGGAAAAACGCCGAAGCCAAGGCGGCTGCTGCAAAGATAGCCAAGATGCTTGATTCAAAGGGCATCTTGGCATATGCGATTTCCCCGCTCAGGATAAACGGCATCGACACCATTGAACCAGACGACGTAAAAGGCAAGGCGGACCTTGTTTTTGCAATAGGCGGTGACGGCACAACCCTGAAGGCGTTTCGCACGATACCCGGCGACTTGCCACTGCTTTCAATAAACGTCGGAGGCCACAGAGGCATACTCTCCGAAGTCGACACGGACAACATGCAGAGCGCCATAAACGACATACTTGACGGCAAGGGCTTTTACGATTCAAGGATAAGGATACAGGCGTTTTTGGGCAAGACGGCGTTTTCGCCGGCGCTCAACGAGATACTGATAACAAGGGCGGACCTTTCCCGCACGCCCACCATCTCGATAAAGCTGATGGGGGACGAAAAGAGCCACAGGATGGACGGCATCGTCATTTCGACGCCCACAGGCTCGACAGGTCACAACCTTTCAATCGGCGGGCCGGTCCTGCACGAAGGCATGAGCTGCCTTATCCTGAGTCCCATTGCGCCGGTGAACAAGATGCCGCAGCTTGTCATACCAATAGAGGAGATAGTGGTAAAGAGCAGCCACAAGTCGCACCTCGTTATTGACGGGCAGGAAAACCACATCATAAAAGCGGGGCAGGAGGTAAGGATTGCACGGTACCCGCACGACGTGCGTTTTCTGCGCCTCAACAAGAAGGGCATGAGGCAGCTTGCAAAACTTGGGTTCTAG
- a CDS encoding sulfurtransferase, with product MASYSHPEVLTETDWVASNLNNKNIKILEVDYDPENAYRQGHVPGAHLVWWKRDINDPVRRDIISKQQFEALMSKVGATSDTELVLYGDFNNWFAAFAFWVFQYYGHKKIKIMNGGRKKWELEKREYAKDEPSVTPSKYVANPADEGVRAFMPDVRRALERAQEIVLVDVRSPKEFTGEITAPPEYPMEHAQRGGHIPGAKNIPWAQAVKDADGTFKSAEELKALYEGKGVTPDKEVVCYCRIGERSSHSWFVLKYLLGYPSVRNYDGSWTEWGNMIGNPIEK from the coding sequence ATGGCAAGTTACTCTCATCCAGAGGTTCTCACCGAGACCGACTGGGTTGCAAGCAACCTGAACAACAAGAACATCAAGATACTTGAAGTCGACTATGACCCGGAAAACGCCTACAGGCAGGGTCACGTGCCGGGAGCCCACCTTGTTTGGTGGAAGCGCGACATCAACGACCCCGTCAGGCGCGACATCATAAGCAAGCAGCAGTTTGAAGCGTTGATGAGCAAGGTCGGCGCAACTTCTGACACGGAACTTGTGCTGTACGGCGATTTTAACAACTGGTTTGCGGCATTTGCGTTCTGGGTGTTCCAGTACTATGGCCACAAAAAGATCAAGATAATGAACGGTGGCAGGAAAAAATGGGAGCTTGAAAAGCGCGAGTACGCAAAGGACGAGCCGTCAGTCACTCCAAGCAAGTACGTCGCAAACCCTGCCGACGAGGGAGTGCGCGCCTTCATGCCCGACGTCAGGAGAGCGCTGGAAAGGGCTCAGGAAATAGTCCTTGTAGACGTCAGGTCGCCAAAAGAGTTTACAGGCGAGATAACTGCGCCGCCGGAATACCCGATGGAGCACGCCCAGCGCGGAGGGCACATCCCCGGCGCAAAGAACATCCCGTGGGCGCAGGCGGTCAAGGACGCAGACGGCACCTTCAAGAGCGCAGAAGAGCTAAAGGCGCTGTACGAGGGCAAGGGCGTGACGCCGGACAAGGAGGTGGTGTGCTACTGCAGGATAGGCGAGCGCTCGTCCCACAGCTGGTTCGTGCTGAAATACCTGCTTGGCTACCCGTCTGTCCGCAACTACGACGGCTCGTGGACTGAATGGGGCAACATGATAGGCAATCCGATAGAGAAATAA
- a CDS encoding 4Fe-4S binding protein yields the protein MDVKFKEKRQQVGKFQGIAVWGPLDAPGQLGIWGTNVCVDFDICVADGACIEACPVNVYEWLETPGHPASEKKAFMAREKDCIFCLACENVCPPQAIKIFQKSG from the coding sequence ATCGACGTCAAGTTCAAGGAAAAGAGGCAGCAGGTCGGCAAGTTCCAGGGTATAGCCGTCTGGGGCCCACTCGACGCCCCCGGACAACTGGGAATATGGGGCACAAACGTCTGCGTCGACTTTGACATATGCGTAGCTGACGGCGCCTGCATCGAGGCCTGCCCAGTAAACGTGTACGAGTGGCTTGAAACGCCGGGGCATCCGGCTTCTGAGAAGAAGGCCTTTATGGCACGAGAAAAAGACTGCATATTCTGCCTTGCCTGCGAGAACGTGTGCCCTCCGCAGGCGATAAAGATATTCCAAAAGAGTGGCTGA
- a CDS encoding glycosyltransferase, with amino-acid sequence MVMYGPGSFLYVIFLVITWVTMFYSLNFYYLAIQSRHNESHERRKRQVPELPATLLPTVTIQLPLYNEKYVARRLIDAVCKMDYPKNKMQIQVLDDSDDDTVDLIRSIVDEYRFKGFDIVHVRRGDRSGYKAGALKAGMKTAKGEFIAIFDADFIPPSSFLKHLLRYFSDPKMGFVQCKWGHVNEDYSSMTQAQAVSLDLHFLVEQKAKSLSRIFLNFNGTAGIWRTSCINDAGGWQTTTLVEDMDLSYRAQMKGWKCMFLDDYVVNAELPVQMNAAKRQQFRWAKGSIQVALKLLTDVIAHRKVPVESKVQSFIHMTRHVAHPFFLAQFLIFPMLLSMDYKLYESNWAPLFVLAMYAALGPGGYLVVINKVWKKGWKHKAMQFMFLHFFGAGISVNNSVAVFDALFGRKSEFLRTPKFGIVKKGEEWRNKEYALPFTKTTLLEIFFALYGCISIFVAIFSNNALFTPLIALPTIGFIYVAYLSIAHSQLGKRKKKTTTATIAAGQALAPVQNSGRTLGQRLLLPSVLAFLILGAGVAYYGYHTSIYPLQEASGFLARAQTAQTPQQLADYARLAQKFIPESGNPVWLFPTFRTDFEIMHMQLDSMVERSEIISSLSTHDEGYNAALIDMHSTALEMQASLHEAIPYIYVSPQNIALGAAWIGIILSVFAAMKRARTRHQRAETASAVQT; translated from the coding sequence ATGGTGATGTATGGCCCAGGTTCTTTTCTGTACGTCATCTTTCTTGTCATCACCTGGGTGACGATGTTTTACTCCCTGAACTTTTACTACCTTGCAATCCAGTCGCGCCACAATGAAAGCCACGAAAGGCGCAAGCGCCAGGTGCCCGAGCTTCCGGCGACTCTGCTTCCAACTGTCACAATACAGCTGCCGCTGTACAACGAAAAGTACGTTGCAAGGCGCCTGATAGACGCCGTGTGCAAGATGGACTATCCAAAGAACAAGATGCAGATACAGGTGCTTGACGACTCTGACGACGACACTGTCGACCTGATACGCTCCATCGTCGATGAATACCGCTTCAAGGGCTTTGACATAGTGCACGTCCGCAGGGGAGACAGGTCCGGCTACAAGGCCGGCGCACTCAAGGCCGGCATGAAGACTGCCAAGGGCGAGTTTATCGCGATATTTGACGCCGATTTCATCCCGCCCTCGTCGTTCCTGAAGCACCTATTGCGCTACTTTTCAGACCCCAAGATGGGCTTTGTGCAGTGCAAGTGGGGACACGTAAACGAGGACTACTCCTCCATGACGCAGGCGCAGGCAGTGTCGCTTGACCTGCACTTTCTGGTGGAGCAAAAGGCCAAGAGCCTCAGCAGGATATTTCTGAACTTTAACGGCACCGCCGGCATCTGGAGGACGTCGTGCATCAACGACGCAGGCGGCTGGCAGACGACCACGCTTGTGGAAGACATGGACCTGAGCTACCGTGCGCAGATGAAGGGCTGGAAGTGCATGTTCCTTGACGACTATGTCGTCAACGCTGAACTGCCGGTGCAGATGAACGCAGCCAAGAGGCAGCAGTTCCGGTGGGCCAAGGGCTCCATTCAGGTCGCGCTAAAGCTCCTGACAGACGTAATCGCGCACAGAAAGGTGCCGGTAGAGTCAAAGGTCCAGTCGTTCATACACATGACCCGCCACGTCGCACACCCGTTTTTCCTTGCGCAGTTTTTGATATTTCCGATGCTTCTTTCGATGGACTACAAGCTCTACGAGAGCAACTGGGCTCCGCTGTTCGTGCTTGCAATGTACGCAGCCCTTGGCCCCGGAGGCTACCTGGTAGTGATAAACAAGGTGTGGAAGAAGGGCTGGAAGCACAAGGCCATGCAGTTCATGTTCCTGCACTTTTTTGGCGCCGGCATCTCTGTCAACAATTCAGTCGCGGTGTTTGACGCGCTGTTTGGCCGCAAGAGCGAGTTCCTGCGCACGCCCAAGTTTGGCATCGTCAAAAAGGGAGAAGAGTGGCGCAACAAAGAGTACGCGCTGCCGTTCACAAAGACCACCCTTCTGGAGATATTCTTTGCGCTGTACGGATGCATCTCGATATTCGTGGCGATATTTTCAAACAACGCGCTCTTTACGCCGCTCATTGCGCTGCCTACCATAGGGTTCATCTACGTGGCGTACCTGAGCATCGCGCACTCGCAGCTTGGCAAAAGGAAAAAGAAGACAACAACAGCAACAATTGCAGCAGGACAAGCTCTTGCTCCCGTGCAAAACAGTGGCAGGACTCTGGGACAGCGCCTGCTACTGCCAAGCGTGCTTGCGTTTCTGATCCTTGGAGCCGGCGTCGCGTACTATGGCTACCACACGTCAATCTACCCACTGCAAGAAGCTTCGGGATTCCTTGCGCGGGCCCAGACCGCCCAGACCCCTCAGCAGCTGGCCGACTATGCAAGGCTTGCGCAAAAGTTCATCCCAGAAAGCGGCAATCCAGTCTGGCTCTTTCCTACATTCCGGACTGATTTTGAAATAATGCACATGCAGCTTGACAGCATGGTCGAGCGTTCCGAGATAATTTCGTCGCTGTCGACGCATGATGAGGGCTACAACGCCGCGCTCATCGACATGCATTCAACTGCGCTGGAAATGCAGGCAAGCCTGCACGAGGCAATCCCGTACATCTATGTCAGCCCGCAAAACATCGCCCTTGGCGCTGCGTGGATTGGAATCATACTGTCGGTGTTTGCGGCAATGAAGCGCGCAAGGACAAGGCACCAGAGAGCCGAGACAGCGTCGGCAGTGCAAACATGA
- the cas1 gene encoding CRISPR-associated endonuclease Cas1, whose product MTLKGRKNHYNIKMLKGYGASISLKDKKVCLKGGRDAFTGKQDIEEWFVSQIPYEKIVLAGRGYVSTDAIQLLTQHNVNVILLDSYGNLITNMTRVMVSETATRYRMGQYDTFRSPGKVLYLQKKNLTAKLQSQIDFLQSLQKSELTDCINGLKKYKSRIEKQRDKRDLLRIEAGAGQLYFRYYTGLFDSKFGFDSRNGGGIKTGNRYASDVINALLNYGYSVLAAEIAKFVHGCGLDPYYGFFHKADTSFQALIYDLIEPFRWLVEYAVYKLAVEAPQHGRAIRKDEYAWTRESRIILDDALIRRFLELLERKLQSERPYRFRHGLKRRDGLSLCQEITITKINVQQLADYCVAN is encoded by the coding sequence TTGACGCTCAAGGGCAGAAAGAACCATTACAACATCAAGATGCTCAAAGGCTATGGAGCATCTATTTCACTCAAGGACAAGAAGGTATGCTTGAAGGGAGGTAGGGATGCATTTACTGGCAAGCAAGACATTGAAGAGTGGTTTGTCAGCCAAATCCCTTACGAGAAAATTGTCTTGGCTGGCAGAGGTTACGTTTCTACCGATGCTATTCAGCTTTTGACACAGCACAACGTGAATGTCATCTTGCTTGATTCTTATGGAAACTTGATTACGAACATGACACGAGTAATGGTCAGTGAAACGGCTACACGGTACAGGATGGGGCAGTACGACACTTTTCGAAGTCCTGGCAAGGTACTGTACCTGCAAAAGAAGAATCTTACCGCAAAACTCCAGAGTCAGATTGATTTTCTGCAGTCACTTCAGAAGTCAGAACTGACAGACTGCATCAATGGACTGAAGAAGTACAAATCAAGAATCGAAAAGCAAAGGGACAAGCGCGACCTGCTGAGAATTGAAGCCGGCGCCGGACAACTTTACTTCCGCTATTACACTGGCTTGTTTGATTCTAAGTTTGGTTTTGATTCAAGAAATGGAGGAGGAATAAAGACAGGCAACAGATACGCGTCAGACGTTATTAATGCCCTTTTGAACTATGGCTATTCTGTTCTTGCTGCAGAGATTGCCAAGTTCGTGCATGGCTGCGGGCTTGACCCTTACTATGGCTTTTTTCACAAAGCAGACACTTCATTTCAAGCTCTTATCTATGACCTGATTGAGCCTTTTAGATGGCTGGTCGAGTATGCAGTTTACAAATTAGCTGTAGAAGCGCCACAGCATGGGAGAGCCATTAGAAAAGACGAGTACGCTTGGACAAGAGAGAGTAGAATAATTCTTGACGATGCTCTCATCAGACGATTCTTGGAACTCTTGGAGCGCAAGTTACAGAGCGAGAGGCCATACAGATTCAGACATGGATTAAAGAGAAGAGATGGCTTATCCCTGTGCCAGGAAATTACCATTACAAAAATCAACGTCCAACAACTTGCGGATTATTGCGTGGCTAACTAG
- a CDS encoding HEPN domain-containing protein: MLWYDFLTQAKKDMYRARLLHLEADYGFAAYSCQQGLEKYLKAYLLKHKAIEKARDISHADMTKLFYIIDKKVKAFLDKHRTTPIVSDVILQDAKKKLNDLLEALQPNQKVNEEDRLMTKTQLWKYSLQQPVDQSYESRFRIKKELLKESLGPVGLGFKKNFENAIIHDLARIPTEYKRITAQRYTSESSHFSKSLIQLIEGKLPEFSAEESNRCMIAFMEYMEAGLKKGGYYKTADVWLERKMIYLLVYPYDFYTSITKTYPHEDIGRYPTPIGEKSSLDLYPLYAENLSSLISEVESDCAKIENAIYGKWDKA, translated from the coding sequence ATGCTGTGGTACGATTTTCTCACCCAAGCAAAGAAGGACATGTATAGAGCGCGCCTCTTACATCTGGAAGCAGATTACGGATTCGCTGCCTATTCCTGTCAGCAAGGACTGGAGAAGTATCTGAAAGCCTACCTCTTGAAACACAAAGCAATTGAAAAAGCTAGGGACATAAGCCATGCAGACATGACCAAATTATTCTACATCATCGACAAGAAGGTAAAAGCTTTCTTGGATAAACACAGGACTACCCCGATTGTTTCTGATGTTATATTACAGGACGCCAAGAAGAAGCTGAATGATCTGCTAGAAGCACTCCAACCTAATCAGAAGGTCAACGAAGAAGATAGACTAATGACCAAAACTCAACTCTGGAAATATTCTCTACAACAACCGGTTGACCAATCATACGAGTCGCGATTTAGAATCAAAAAAGAACTCTTGAAGGAGAGCCTTGGACCCGTTGGTCTCGGATTCAAAAAGAATTTTGAAAATGCGATCATACATGACCTAGCTAGGATTCCTACTGAATATAAGAGAATCACTGCGCAAAGGTACACATCCGAGAGTAGTCATTTTAGCAAATCCCTGATTCAATTAATCGAGGGGAAGTTACCGGAATTTAGTGCAGAGGAGTCTAATCGATGTATGATTGCCTTCATGGAATACATGGAAGCCGGATTGAAAAAGGGCGGCTATTACAAAACAGCAGATGTCTGGCTGGAAAGGAAGATGATCTACTTGCTAGTGTATCCGTACGACTTTTACACATCAATCACGAAAACCTACCCTCATGAAGATATTGGTCGCTATCCTACTCCCATTGGCGAAAAGAGCTCTTTGGACCTTTATCCTCTGTACGCAGAAAATCTATCAAGTCTTATTAGCGAGGTTGAGAGTGATTGTGCTAAGATTGAAAACGCGATCTATGGCAAATGGGACAAGGCTTGA
- a CDS encoding pentapeptide repeat-containing protein produces the protein MAEEVARIASPLSTSNWGGTFEHLVASVYLVELLLGDMPYGLKEGTIEKVQFQTAWTGDSLDDLAIYTREPSMKLVLQIKNNLEFSPGDKTFIKVLKSCWSTFKKDTFDPKKEWYGIGLGIYQKNIDSHLQQLLNWARDSGDSQEFFQKVKAFDSQGKKRFVKIFEEGLKKASGLDVIDDSELFDFLKNLVVLYYDVKPEGKDRTWSINYLRQIVKDGTPQESILLFNHLVQTAAKYSASAGTLTLESLRQEIPYGIIQTDHKAVFDTVSYRKRLLEYLRFVEGFRDYTHELDKKPLKDYYLQNRAVVQDVRKWEEESSVEDGGNNWRIDKFLESGDWYLLVGAEFGIGKTSMMRMAASKLATAFLKKKEGFIPVLAFFKDKLRNVYYKENLDYVISTIVAPRQFSNKTHILLILDGLDEYGEDIEDLLLRLDSMHQSYPLMKVIITTRMNAGYPRLLEVDKFVRLLPFSKEEVDSFFDRYGVSLSYGDLSDFGLRDEEKAKPLFCWMMAVISSRTSTEIRMNKTLTANTRRALIYQEFIHSLLRGKYREEAKRSIDGFHALYVQEKKILRKIAALKQMTKGELTEVGLKQDLAKFGLVNWSQDIEPILTSYFTLRTDGLYKMVDFIHESFKEYLVAEYYIESILEGHYERLYVDMPSKETLSYLEGLVELLRNDSVRDQMGEIADMFLKSLSHGTPPNIITYSSFCNVLDSLNIMASKCFEDRDLVIGEKGAIQSELWSVTDGGSYVGKSMKDYESLWLHRWIAAYILNRLCNLPEKEELERLVKFTSHQMPNNIKEFKDAKLSRINFENANFSKSNFENAIFYGAHLTGCNFSHSNLRSTRFFGATMVGTSLDHSDCEKGNMTDANLTGANLSYANLRGAKLSNAILDSVNFGSLLVIEDGKVKAAENNGVVNLQDATLNGVKIRATVISNIELKGTNLSQCDLRSSDIVRVRLTEVNLFKSNLQNCKIVWCTFSGPNTDLSYSNLSTSIIIESNLSGCNLKNAVLLGAHLDKVDLTDADLRGADLRGTYLGRLKIGSVTVDENTKTEGVILHSADYFKRFDKDIRELIEKQNKQIRFDKRDRLKSINIIPRRTSSFTAEEMFSEVNEFKYIDF, from the coding sequence TTGGCTGAAGAAGTAGCGCGTATCGCTAGCCCTCTATCTACCTCTAATTGGGGAGGAACTTTCGAACATCTAGTTGCCAGTGTGTATTTAGTTGAACTGCTGCTTGGTGATATGCCCTACGGACTGAAAGAGGGAACAATAGAAAAAGTGCAATTTCAGACAGCTTGGACGGGTGATTCTCTTGATGACCTTGCCATCTATACTAGGGAACCATCAATGAAGTTAGTTCTCCAGATAAAGAACAATCTTGAATTTTCACCTGGCGATAAGACATTCATCAAGGTTCTCAAGTCTTGTTGGAGTACTTTTAAGAAAGATACTTTCGATCCAAAAAAAGAATGGTATGGTATCGGGCTTGGAATCTACCAAAAAAATATAGATTCTCATTTGCAGCAGCTCCTCAACTGGGCGCGAGATTCTGGTGATAGCCAAGAATTCTTTCAGAAGGTAAAGGCTTTTGATTCACAAGGAAAGAAAAGATTTGTTAAGATCTTTGAAGAGGGTCTAAAGAAAGCGTCTGGTCTCGATGTCATTGACGATAGCGAATTATTTGACTTCTTGAAGAATCTAGTGGTTCTATACTATGATGTTAAACCAGAAGGAAAAGATCGAACATGGTCGATCAATTACCTAAGACAAATAGTGAAAGATGGCACTCCCCAAGAATCGATCTTACTCTTCAATCATCTTGTTCAAACTGCAGCCAAATATTCGGCGAGTGCGGGTACGCTTACTCTAGAAAGCCTTAGACAAGAAATTCCATACGGGATAATACAAACAGACCATAAGGCAGTTTTTGATACTGTAAGTTATCGGAAGCGATTACTGGAATATCTTCGCTTTGTGGAGGGATTCAGGGATTACACCCATGAACTAGATAAGAAACCATTGAAAGATTACTATTTGCAGAATAGGGCGGTTGTGCAAGATGTCCGTAAATGGGAGGAAGAGAGTTCAGTTGAAGATGGTGGTAATAATTGGCGCATCGATAAGTTTCTTGAAAGTGGTGACTGGTATTTGCTTGTCGGTGCGGAGTTCGGCATTGGAAAAACTTCAATGATGCGTATGGCGGCATCTAAGCTAGCGACCGCATTCCTCAAGAAAAAGGAAGGCTTCATACCAGTATTAGCTTTTTTCAAAGATAAATTAAGGAATGTTTACTATAAAGAGAATCTTGACTATGTTATTTCTACTATCGTCGCACCAAGACAATTCTCTAACAAGACCCACATCCTGCTTATTCTTGACGGTTTAGATGAATATGGCGAAGATATTGAGGACTTGTTGCTCCGCTTAGATTCTATGCACCAGTCCTATCCACTGATGAAAGTCATAATTACCACTAGGATGAACGCTGGCTACCCGCGGTTATTAGAGGTAGATAAATTTGTAAGATTATTACCGTTTTCAAAAGAAGAAGTAGACTCATTTTTTGATAGGTATGGTGTTTCCCTGTCATATGGAGACCTGAGTGATTTTGGATTAAGAGATGAGGAGAAAGCGAAGCCTCTCTTCTGTTGGATGATGGCTGTAATCTCTTCCCGCACATCTACAGAAATAAGAATGAATAAAACATTGACTGCCAACACCCGTCGTGCCCTAATCTATCAGGAATTCATCCATTCTCTTCTACGGGGAAAATATCGCGAGGAAGCCAAGAGATCAATAGATGGTTTCCACGCGTTGTATGTACAGGAGAAGAAAATACTTCGCAAGATAGCAGCGTTGAAACAGATGACAAAGGGAGAGTTAACGGAGGTCGGTTTGAAACAAGATCTCGCAAAGTTTGGTTTGGTTAATTGGTCACAGGATATTGAACCAATTCTTACATCATATTTCACCTTAAGAACAGATGGCTTGTATAAGATGGTCGATTTCATACATGAAAGCTTCAAGGAATACCTGGTGGCAGAATACTATATCGAAAGCATTCTTGAAGGACATTACGAACGATTGTATGTTGACATGCCAAGCAAAGAGACTCTTAGTTATCTCGAAGGATTAGTTGAATTATTGAGGAACGACTCCGTTCGAGACCAGATGGGAGAGATTGCAGATATGTTCCTAAAATCCCTTAGTCACGGAACTCCCCCTAACATAATTACATATTCTTCGTTTTGCAACGTATTGGACTCTTTGAATATTATGGCTTCCAAATGCTTTGAAGATAGGGATTTAGTAATTGGGGAAAAAGGTGCGATACAAAGCGAGTTGTGGTCTGTCACAGATGGAGGTTCATATGTTGGCAAGTCTATGAAGGATTACGAATCACTGTGGCTTCATAGATGGATAGCGGCCTATATCTTAAACAGACTTTGCAATTTGCCAGAGAAAGAAGAGCTTGAGCGTTTGGTGAAGTTTACATCTCATCAGATGCCAAACAACATCAAAGAATTCAAGGATGCAAAACTATCAAGGATTAATTTTGAAAATGCCAATTTTTCTAAAAGCAATTTTGAGAACGCTATATTCTACGGTGCACATTTAACAGGTTGTAACTTTAGCCATTCCAACCTTAGAAGCACTCGCTTCTTCGGAGCGACAATGGTTGGGACGTCATTGGACCATAGTGATTGCGAGAAAGGTAATATGACTGATGCTAATCTAACGGGGGCAAATCTTAGCTACGCAAATCTTAGAGGAGCCAAACTATCAAACGCTATTCTTGATTCAGTTAACTTTGGATCGCTTTTAGTGATTGAGGATGGAAAGGTAAAGGCTGCAGAGAATAATGGAGTGGTCAACTTACAAGATGCAACTCTGAATGGCGTAAAGATAAGAGCTACGGTCATAAGCAATATTGAGTTAAAAGGCACCAATCTCTCACAATGTGACCTTAGGAGTTCGGATATAGTTCGCGTTAGGTTAACGGAGGTCAATCTTTTCAAAAGTAATCTTCAAAATTGTAAGATAGTTTGGTGTACTTTTTCAGGTCCGAATACAGACTTATCCTACTCAAATCTTTCAACAAGCATTATAATCGAGAGTAATCTGTCAGGGTGTAATCTCAAGAATGCAGTTCTTCTAGGCGCACATCTTGATAAGGTTGATCTTACTGATGCGGACCTTAGAGGTGCAGACCTTAGAGGCACCTACTTAGGAAGGCTAAAAATCGGCAGTGTAACGGTTGATGAAAATACCAAAACAGAGGGAGTAATTTTGCATTCTGCAGATTATTTTAAGAGATTTGACAAAGATATTAGGGAGCTAATTGAAAAGCAAAATAAACAGATTCGATTTGATAAGCGAGATAGGCTAAAATCGATAAATATCATACCTAGAAGGACTAGCTCTTTCACAGCAGAAGAGATGTTCTCAGAAGTCAATGAATTTAAATACATTGATTTTTAG